From Microbacterium pseudoresistens, the proteins below share one genomic window:
- a CDS encoding TraR/DksA family transcriptional regulator encodes MDAYDRLTALRAEVAARASEIDVTLDSFIRERAGANDDDEHDPEGVPLSAEWSRLSGLADAAQAELDQVDAALARVADGTYGICTGCGRPIPDARLEIRPFAEFCVACAEKRGR; translated from the coding sequence ATGGATGCGTATGACCGGCTCACCGCGCTGCGAGCGGAAGTCGCCGCACGCGCATCCGAGATCGACGTGACGCTCGACTCCTTCATCCGGGAGCGCGCCGGAGCGAACGACGATGACGAGCACGACCCCGAGGGCGTGCCGCTGTCGGCGGAGTGGTCGCGGCTGAGCGGGCTCGCCGACGCGGCGCAGGCCGAGCTCGATCAGGTGGATGCAGCGCTGGCGCGTGTCGCCGACGGGACCTACGGCATCTGCACCGGCTGCGGCCGGCCGATCCCGGATGCCCGGCTCGAGATCCGCCCCTTCGCCGAGTTCTGCGTCGCCTGCGCCGAGAAGCGCGGGCGCTGA
- a CDS encoding ABC transporter permease codes for MHAIMMMLPLADGFRIPVGQWAKFLVDWIRDNLKVVLDVISDVVGFLVEGLADLLNFLPAPAMIVLFALIAWLLRSWQLAVGTAITFTLIVAMDQWDHAMETLALVLIAALVTVAISVPLGIWAARNDRVSAIVKPVLDFMQTMPSMVYLIPVIVFFGVGFVPGVIATVIFSLPPGVRLTELGIRGVDSETVEAGYAFGAAPGQILRGIQLPLAMPTIMAGINQVIMLALSMAVIAGIGGANGLGKEVAAALATINIPQGVEAGLGVVFIAVFLDRVTAALGTPSDHPSSLLGMLARRRNVQRKAQADAEARPVVA; via the coding sequence ATGCACGCCATCATGATGATGCTTCCACTGGCCGACGGCTTCCGCATCCCCGTCGGCCAGTGGGCGAAGTTCCTCGTCGACTGGATTCGCGACAACCTCAAGGTCGTGCTCGACGTCATCTCCGACGTCGTCGGCTTCCTCGTCGAGGGGCTCGCCGATCTGCTGAACTTCCTTCCCGCGCCGGCCATGATCGTCCTCTTCGCCCTCATCGCCTGGTTGCTGCGCTCGTGGCAGCTCGCGGTCGGTACGGCCATCACGTTCACCCTCATCGTCGCGATGGATCAGTGGGATCACGCGATGGAGACCCTTGCGCTCGTGCTCATCGCGGCGCTCGTGACCGTCGCGATCTCGGTGCCCCTGGGCATCTGGGCGGCGCGCAACGACCGGGTCAGCGCGATCGTGAAACCCGTGCTCGACTTCATGCAGACGATGCCGTCGATGGTCTACCTGATCCCGGTGATCGTGTTCTTCGGTGTCGGCTTCGTACCCGGCGTGATCGCGACCGTGATCTTCTCGCTGCCTCCCGGCGTGCGACTGACCGAGCTGGGCATTCGCGGCGTCGACTCCGAGACCGTCGAAGCCGGATACGCATTCGGCGCGGCCCCCGGTCAGATTCTGCGCGGTATCCAGCTGCCGCTGGCGATGCCCACGATCATGGCCGGCATCAACCAGGTCATCATGCTCGCCCTGTCGATGGCGGTGATCGCCGGTATCGGCGGCGCCAACGGCCTCGGCAAGGAGGTCGCGGCGGCCCTCGCGACCATCAACATCCCGCAGGGCGTCGAGGCGGGCCTCGGCGTGGTGTTCATCGCCGTCTTCCTCGACCGCGTCACCGCGGCGCTGGGAACGCCGAGCGATCACCCCTCGTCGCTGCTTGGAATGCTCGCCCGTCGTCGCAACGTGCAGCGCAAGGCGCAGGCGGATGCCGAGGCGCGGCCCGTCGTGGCATGA
- a CDS encoding betaine/proline/choline family ABC transporter ATP-binding protein, which produces MSEIALEARNLYKVFGRNPAQAVKRLKAGETRDDVLDVGTAAVIDASFAVQRGEIFVIMGLSGSGKSTIIRMLNGLHDITDGEVTIGGDPITGIPRGRLREIRRDRVSMVFQHFALLPHRTVADNVAYPLELRGVAKADRRARAEEILAMVGLAGWGDKLPSELSGGMQQRVGIARALAADTDILLMDEAFSALDPLIRREMQEQLVELQAKLQKTIVFITHDLNEAMFLGDRIAVMRDGRIVQIGTPEDILTDPANDYVEQFVQDVDRARVLTAGNVMERPRPYVPDTGGPRAALRQMKDAYSSAAYVTDRDRKLMGIVTDRDAVKLVRKGENSLRSILKPVPQSVSQDETLMNLFVPAVESPLPLAVTDEHDRLVGVIPRVTLLAALGPGPNATEEITLPMPPLPHAEIDAALGGAESAHEASANEVPTIKAPANEGEVR; this is translated from the coding sequence GTGTCCGAAATCGCTCTCGAAGCGCGCAATCTCTACAAGGTGTTCGGCCGCAACCCGGCCCAGGCAGTCAAGCGACTCAAGGCGGGGGAGACCCGTGACGACGTTCTCGACGTGGGCACGGCCGCCGTGATCGACGCGAGCTTCGCCGTGCAGCGCGGCGAGATCTTCGTGATCATGGGGCTGTCCGGCTCGGGCAAGTCCACGATCATCCGGATGCTCAACGGCCTGCACGACATCACCGACGGCGAGGTGACCATCGGTGGCGACCCGATCACGGGCATCCCCCGCGGGCGCCTGCGCGAGATCCGCCGCGACCGCGTGTCGATGGTGTTCCAGCACTTCGCCCTGCTGCCGCACCGCACGGTGGCCGACAACGTCGCGTACCCGCTCGAGCTGCGTGGCGTCGCCAAGGCCGACCGGCGTGCCCGCGCCGAGGAGATCCTGGCCATGGTGGGCCTGGCTGGCTGGGGCGACAAGCTGCCCAGCGAGCTGTCGGGCGGCATGCAGCAGCGCGTCGGCATCGCTCGCGCGCTCGCCGCCGACACCGACATCCTGCTCATGGACGAGGCCTTCAGTGCCCTCGACCCGCTCATCCGCCGTGAGATGCAGGAGCAGCTGGTCGAGCTGCAGGCCAAGCTGCAGAAGACGATCGTGTTCATCACGCACGACCTCAACGAGGCGATGTTCCTCGGCGACCGGATCGCGGTGATGCGCGACGGGCGCATCGTGCAGATCGGCACGCCGGAGGATATCCTCACCGACCCCGCCAATGACTACGTCGAGCAGTTCGTGCAGGATGTCGACCGCGCCCGTGTGCTCACCGCCGGCAACGTGATGGAGCGTCCGCGCCCCTACGTGCCCGATACCGGCGGCCCCCGCGCCGCGCTGCGCCAGATGAAGGATGCGTACAGCTCGGCCGCGTACGTCACCGACCGCGATCGCAAGCTGATGGGCATCGTCACCGACCGCGACGCCGTCAAGCTCGTGCGCAAGGGCGAGAACTCGCTGCGCTCGATCCTCAAGCCCGTGCCGCAGAGCGTGTCGCAGGACGAGACGCTCATGAACCTCTTCGTGCCCGCCGTGGAGTCGCCGCTTCCGCTGGCCGTCACCGACGAGCACGACCGGCTCGTCGGCGTGATCCCGCGCGTGACGCTGCTGGCCGCTCTGGGCCCCGGCCCCAACGCGACCGAGGAGATCACGCTGCCGATGCCGCCGCTTCCGCATGCCGAGATCGACGCCGCGCTGGGCGGTGCCGAGTCTGCGCACGAGGCGTCCGCGAACGAAGTGCCCACGATCAAAGCTCCCGCGAACGAAGGGGAGGTGCGCTGA
- a CDS encoding multicopper oxidase family protein produces the protein MRRARAVAAAAVAALAAATLSGCSGISTTTVAEQEFVNDLTIPPLAASSVDDGVRTFHLTAQEGRTTFPGVDGETVTWGFDGGFLGPTLRAARGERIRVVVDNELTEPTSVHWHGMHLPAAMDGGPHQMIEPGATWTPTWTIDQPAATLWYHPHPHGETEKHVYNGLAGMFLLDDDASMAAQLPHEYGVDDLPLIVQDRAFDRDGQFELRHDGAEPGMLGDVVMVNGTVGAVEEVTTERVRLRLLNGSTARTYTFEIPGHPLALVATDGGRMDAPVALDRIRLAPGERAEVVVAFEPGETVRMRSVVTEMGGIVVPATTGANDAFDVLEFRAADALAPTPEPAWAPSVHVEEDALHETDATVTRAFELEGREINGREMSMSRIDEVAYVGDTEVWEVHSSQPIPHSFHIHDVQFRILTIDGASPPPELAGPKDTIFLEPNREYRLLLRFEDYADPAMPYMYHCHMLLHEDEGMMGQFVVIEHGQEVWVGPPGYDDDADDGSPGDGHHH, from the coding sequence ATGCGCCGGGCCCGCGCTGTCGCCGCGGCCGCCGTGGCCGCGCTCGCCGCGGCGACGCTCTCCGGATGCAGCGGCATCTCGACGACCACGGTCGCTGAGCAGGAGTTCGTGAACGACCTGACCATCCCACCCCTCGCCGCCTCAAGCGTCGACGACGGCGTGCGCACCTTCCACCTCACCGCGCAGGAGGGCCGCACCACCTTCCCCGGTGTCGACGGCGAGACCGTCACGTGGGGCTTCGACGGCGGCTTCCTCGGACCCACGCTGCGCGCCGCGCGCGGGGAGCGCATCCGCGTCGTGGTCGATAACGAGCTCACCGAGCCCACGAGTGTGCACTGGCACGGCATGCACCTGCCCGCGGCAATGGACGGCGGGCCGCACCAGATGATCGAGCCGGGTGCGACGTGGACGCCGACCTGGACGATCGACCAGCCCGCGGCGACCCTCTGGTACCACCCGCATCCGCACGGCGAGACCGAGAAGCACGTGTACAACGGGCTGGCCGGGATGTTCCTCCTCGACGACGACGCGAGCATGGCCGCGCAACTGCCGCACGAATACGGAGTCGACGACCTGCCGCTGATCGTGCAGGACCGCGCCTTCGACCGCGACGGGCAGTTCGAGCTGCGCCACGACGGTGCGGAGCCCGGGATGCTCGGCGATGTCGTCATGGTCAACGGCACGGTCGGCGCGGTGGAGGAGGTCACGACCGAGCGCGTGCGGCTTCGGCTGCTCAACGGCTCGACCGCCCGCACGTACACGTTCGAGATCCCCGGGCATCCGCTCGCGCTCGTCGCCACCGACGGCGGGCGGATGGATGCCCCTGTCGCCCTCGACCGCATCCGGCTCGCCCCGGGCGAGCGCGCCGAGGTCGTCGTGGCGTTCGAGCCCGGCGAGACGGTGCGGATGCGGTCGGTCGTGACCGAGATGGGCGGCATCGTCGTGCCGGCCACGACCGGAGCGAACGACGCCTTCGACGTGCTGGAGTTCCGCGCGGCGGATGCTCTTGCGCCCACGCCCGAGCCTGCGTGGGCGCCGTCCGTGCACGTGGAGGAAGACGCCCTGCACGAAACGGATGCGACGGTCACCCGCGCCTTCGAGCTTGAGGGTCGCGAGATCAACGGCCGGGAGATGAGCATGTCGCGCATCGACGAGGTCGCCTACGTCGGCGACACCGAGGTGTGGGAGGTGCACAGCAGTCAGCCCATCCCGCACAGCTTTCACATCCACGATGTGCAGTTCCGCATCCTCACGATCGACGGCGCGTCGCCGCCGCCCGAGCTGGCGGGACCGAAGGATACGATCTTCCTCGAGCCGAACCGCGAGTACCGGCTGCTGCTGCGCTTCGAGGACTACGCCGACCCGGCGATGCCGTACATGTACCACTGCCACATGCTCCTGCACGAAGACGAGGGGATGATGGGTCAGTTCGTCGTCATCGAGCACGGTCAGGAAGTGTGGGTCGGCCCGCCCGGTTAC
- a CDS encoding Gfo/Idh/MocA family oxidoreductase: MSTAPGGAIAAGMTVGILGAGGIAPCHLEAWRALGATCLIASRTPPMRLAADHGAEVLADADELIARADVVDILTPTPTHADYALRAIAAGRYVVCEKPLAGSAADAQRIADAAAAAGVLLFPAHVVRYFPAYTRIHRAVAAGVLGGLREVRLSRVGTAPTADWFFSERAGGGIIRDFLIHDIDQALWLAGPVRSVNAAQNPPTVGDRVPMPVRAEVVLEHESGTVSRIHGAWMPGGAPFHTTIDVIGERGEEHYDSAPDADAGTTGYLPSAEGDDPYTLQLADAVRAIRTGATPAVTAADGVAAVAVVDAAYASLNRDGGRRDRSRDALRGS; this comes from the coding sequence GTGAGCACCGCGCCCGGCGGAGCGATCGCCGCCGGGATGACCGTCGGCATCCTGGGCGCGGGCGGCATCGCCCCGTGCCACCTCGAGGCGTGGCGCGCGCTGGGCGCGACCTGCCTCATCGCCTCCCGCACCCCGCCGATGCGGCTGGCCGCCGACCACGGGGCCGAGGTGCTCGCCGACGCCGACGAGCTCATCGCCCGTGCCGATGTCGTCGACATCCTCACCCCCACGCCCACGCACGCCGACTACGCGCTGCGGGCCATCGCCGCGGGCCGCTACGTCGTCTGCGAGAAGCCGCTGGCAGGATCGGCGGCCGACGCGCAACGCATCGCGGATGCGGCCGCTGCAGCCGGAGTACTGCTGTTTCCTGCGCACGTCGTGCGGTACTTTCCGGCCTACACCCGCATCCACCGCGCGGTCGCCGCGGGTGTGCTGGGCGGGTTGCGCGAGGTGCGCCTGAGCCGGGTCGGCACCGCGCCGACCGCGGACTGGTTCTTCTCCGAGCGCGCGGGCGGCGGGATCATCCGCGACTTCCTCATCCATGACATCGATCAGGCGCTGTGGCTCGCGGGGCCGGTGCGGTCGGTGAACGCCGCACAGAATCCGCCGACGGTCGGCGACCGTGTGCCGATGCCCGTGCGGGCCGAGGTCGTGCTCGAGCACGAGAGCGGCACGGTGAGCCGCATCCACGGGGCCTGGATGCCCGGGGGCGCCCCGTTCCACACGACGATCGACGTCATCGGCGAGCGCGGTGAAGAGCATTACGACAGCGCCCCGGATGCGGATGCCGGCACCACGGGTTACCTGCCGTCCGCCGAGGGCGACGACCCTTACACGCTGCAGCTCGCTGATGCGGTGCGCGCGATCCGTACCGGCGCCACGCCCGCGGTGACAGCAGCCGACGGTGTCGCCGCGGTCGCGGTCGTGGACGCCGCGTACGCCTCGCTCAACAGAGACGGAGGGCGCCGCGACCGAAGCCGCGACGCCCTCCGAGGGTCGTAA
- a CDS encoding response regulator transcription factor, with translation MNETAHQIRVVIVDDQELVRAGLRPLAERDGDIEVVGEAADGRSGLSRVRELRPDVVLMDIRMPVMDGIAATREIVADADLAEVRVLILTTFDEDESVFEAVRGGASGYLLKDVSPEGLRSAIRTVAAGDSLLSPGVTAGVMRAVAEGAGREPDATRLDGLSEREREVLTLVGRGLTNDEIAAALFLSPATARTYVSRLLTRLDARDRAALVILAYETGLVRPGA, from the coding sequence ATGAACGAGACCGCGCATCAGATCCGCGTCGTCATCGTCGACGACCAGGAGCTCGTGCGGGCGGGGCTGCGCCCGCTCGCCGAGCGCGACGGCGACATCGAGGTCGTCGGCGAGGCGGCAGACGGACGCTCCGGCCTGTCGCGTGTGCGCGAGCTGCGGCCCGACGTCGTGCTCATGGATATCCGCATGCCCGTCATGGACGGGATCGCCGCGACGCGCGAGATCGTCGCCGACGCCGATCTCGCCGAGGTGCGCGTGCTCATCCTCACGACCTTCGACGAAGACGAGAGCGTCTTCGAGGCCGTGCGCGGCGGCGCATCCGGATACCTGCTGAAGGACGTCTCACCGGAGGGGCTGCGCAGCGCCATCCGCACGGTGGCCGCGGGCGACTCGTTGCTCTCGCCCGGGGTGACTGCCGGCGTCATGCGAGCCGTCGCCGAGGGCGCGGGGCGCGAGCCGGATGCGACGCGCCTCGATGGGCTGAGCGAGCGCGAACGCGAGGTGCTCACGCTCGTCGGCAGGGGTCTGACGAACGACGAGATCGCCGCGGCTCTGTTCCTCAGCCCGGCGACGGCCCGCACGTACGTGAGCCGCCTGCTCACCCGGCTCGACGCCCGCGACCGGGCAGCCCTCGTCATCCTCGCCTACGAGACCGGGCTGGTCCGCCCGGGGGCGTGA
- a CDS encoding methyltransferase, which yields MPFPFAALRRFPDVEAPNLQAWDATDELLVARAHELVTERGLRGTEIAVIGDAYGAITLALAGLGGIRVHQDLVTGRRALARNAEALSAVGLSSDGLSFDGLSFDGLSAVAGFAAHELDRSLLDGARLVLLQLPKALAELDQIADAVARWAAPDAVLVAGGRVKHMTLAQNDVLARFFGTVRAQRAQRRSRLVVASDPRPVSASPAFPTRAEHPEFGIVLCAQGGVFAGDRIDIGTRVLLEVMDRMPAAARVVDLGCGAGALAAAYALRHPDARVIATDRSAAAVASARATMAENGLAERVTAMLDDAGSELPAGGTDLVLLNPPFHLGASVHEGAGRRLIDAAARLLRPGGEVWTVFNAHLDHRRALSAAVGETEQIVRTPKFTVTRSVRR from the coding sequence GTGCCGTTCCCCTTCGCCGCGCTGCGACGCTTCCCCGATGTCGAGGCGCCGAACCTTCAGGCGTGGGACGCCACCGACGAGCTGCTCGTCGCCCGTGCACACGAGCTTGTGACCGAGCGCGGACTCCGCGGGACGGAGATCGCCGTCATCGGCGACGCCTACGGCGCGATCACCCTCGCCCTCGCCGGGCTCGGCGGCATCCGCGTGCACCAGGACCTCGTGACCGGTCGCCGCGCCCTCGCGCGCAACGCCGAGGCACTCAGCGCCGTTGGGCTCAGCTCCGATGGGCTCAGCTTCGATGGGCTCAGCTTCGACGGGCTGAGTGCCGTCGCCGGATTCGCCGCGCACGAGCTCGACAGGAGCCTGCTCGACGGCGCGCGGCTCGTGCTCCTGCAGCTGCCCAAGGCGCTGGCCGAGCTGGACCAGATCGCGGATGCGGTGGCGCGCTGGGCGGCGCCGGATGCCGTGCTCGTCGCCGGCGGCCGCGTCAAGCACATGACCCTTGCCCAGAACGACGTGCTCGCTCGGTTCTTCGGCACAGTGCGAGCCCAGCGCGCGCAGCGCAGGTCGCGTCTGGTCGTCGCCTCCGACCCGCGACCCGTCTCCGCCTCGCCCGCCTTCCCCACGCGGGCGGAGCATCCGGAGTTCGGCATCGTGCTCTGCGCGCAGGGCGGTGTGTTCGCCGGCGACCGCATCGACATCGGCACCCGCGTGCTGCTGGAGGTGATGGATCGGATGCCCGCCGCCGCGCGCGTCGTCGACCTCGGATGCGGCGCCGGGGCGCTCGCCGCGGCCTACGCGCTACGGCATCCGGATGCGCGGGTGATCGCGACCGACCGCTCTGCGGCGGCCGTCGCCTCGGCCCGCGCGACGATGGCGGAGAACGGGCTGGCCGAGCGGGTCACGGCGATGCTCGACGATGCTGGGTCGGAGCTGCCCGCGGGCGGGACCGACCTCGTGCTGCTTAACCCGCCGTTCCATCTGGGTGCGAGCGTGCACGAGGGCGCGGGGCGGCGGCTCATCGACGCGGCGGCTCGACTGCTGCGCCCCGGTGGCGAAGTGTGGACCGTGTTCAACGCTCATCTCGATCACCGCCGTGCCCTGTCCGCCGCGGTCGGTGAGACGGAGCAGATCGTGCGTACGCCGAAGTTCACCGTGACGCGCTCGGTGCGTCGCTAA
- a CDS encoding sensor histidine kinase, whose protein sequence is MTRHPADAASGRARPDGWMSDAALAVAVALVICVVIAADQSRSSPLEGYVCAVGFGALLLLRRRMPRTVLVVTILAIFAYYTAGFPPIGMVLPAVGALYSAAELHRTGWAIAAAAVLIGVASFFRLDGTEPDASFNGYTFMTELALAAAAIALGAAVRLTREARERTHRIAELTAAEQRHAADARLQAERMRIARDLHDTIGHTLSVASLHSGVAGEAIGHDDTAAHAALERVRAATTEALREVRRTVKVLRDDDSVAPSPGLAAVETLLSAAREAGLEVDAHIDVPAEALDASTDAAAYRIVQESLTNVIRHSGARKVHVHAGIDGGRLALRIADDGGRSPRATPDTASGAGIRGMRERAALLGGTLTAAPTAGGFVVEAHLPLRAREEDA, encoded by the coding sequence GTGACCCGCCATCCCGCCGACGCAGCATCGGGTCGCGCGCGCCCGGACGGCTGGATGTCGGATGCGGCGCTGGCGGTCGCCGTCGCGCTGGTGATCTGCGTCGTGATCGCGGCCGACCAGTCGCGCAGCTCCCCCCTCGAGGGATACGTGTGCGCCGTCGGCTTCGGGGCGCTTCTGCTGCTGCGCCGTCGGATGCCGCGCACCGTGCTCGTGGTCACGATCCTCGCGATCTTCGCGTACTACACCGCCGGGTTCCCGCCGATCGGAATGGTGCTGCCGGCCGTCGGCGCGCTGTACTCGGCAGCCGAGCTGCACCGCACCGGATGGGCGATCGCCGCGGCCGCGGTGCTCATCGGCGTCGCATCCTTCTTCCGCCTCGACGGCACCGAGCCCGATGCGAGCTTCAACGGCTACACCTTCATGACCGAGCTGGCACTGGCCGCCGCGGCGATCGCGCTGGGCGCGGCCGTGCGCCTGACCCGCGAGGCCCGCGAGCGCACGCACCGCATCGCCGAGCTCACCGCCGCCGAGCAGCGGCACGCCGCCGACGCTCGCCTGCAGGCCGAGCGGATGCGCATCGCGCGCGACCTGCACGACACCATCGGCCACACTCTGTCGGTCGCGAGTCTGCACTCCGGCGTCGCCGGGGAGGCCATCGGCCACGACGACACCGCCGCCCACGCCGCCCTGGAGCGCGTGCGCGCCGCCACGACCGAGGCGCTGCGCGAGGTGCGCCGCACGGTGAAGGTGCTGCGCGACGACGACTCCGTCGCCCCGTCGCCGGGGCTCGCAGCCGTCGAGACGCTGCTGTCCGCCGCCCGCGAGGCGGGGCTGGAAGTCGACGCGCACATCGACGTCCCCGCGGAGGCGCTGGATGCGTCGACCGACGCGGCGGCGTACCGCATCGTGCAGGAATCGCTCACCAATGTCATCCGCCACAGCGGCGCGCGCAAGGTGCACGTGCACGCGGGGATCGACGGCGGCCGGCTCGCCCTGCGCATCGCCGACGACGGGGGCAGGTCGCCCCGGGCGACCCCCGACACGGCATCCGGCGCCGGGATCCGCGGAATGCGGGAACGCGCCGCACTGCTGGGCGGAACACTCACGGCCGCGCCGACCGCGGGCGGCTTCGTGGTCGAGGCGCACCTGCCGCTGCGCGCACGGGAAGAGGACGCATGA
- a CDS encoding winged helix-turn-helix domain-containing protein: MAENAPDTAAPDAADPRPMTTMTSAMLKAYANPLRRRILKHFAQHEFVRAADIAAALDEPANKVSFHLRVLADAGLIQEAPERARDRRDRVWTPIRGSLTLADREHGVSDVALGNVVLAGILEDHEALVRRIVARMPEYFAGSPTLEERSCFSEMNTRLTPTAFEKLIGDISALVEDARVASQDDPDARPFEIHLVAADDTI, translated from the coding sequence ATGGCGGAGAACGCACCGGACACAGCCGCACCGGACGCAGCCGACCCACGGCCGATGACCACCATGACCTCGGCGATGCTCAAGGCGTACGCGAACCCGTTGCGCCGCCGCATCCTCAAGCACTTCGCGCAGCACGAGTTCGTGCGCGCCGCCGACATCGCCGCGGCGCTCGACGAACCGGCGAACAAGGTCAGCTTCCACCTGCGGGTGCTCGCCGACGCGGGACTGATCCAGGAAGCCCCCGAGCGTGCGCGTGACCGCCGCGATCGGGTGTGGACGCCGATTCGCGGTTCGCTCACCCTCGCCGACCGCGAGCACGGGGTGAGCGATGTCGCCCTCGGCAACGTCGTGCTGGCAGGGATACTCGAAGATCACGAGGCGCTCGTGCGCCGCATCGTGGCGCGGATGCCCGAGTACTTCGCCGGCAGTCCGACCCTGGAGGAGCGCTCCTGCTTCTCCGAGATGAACACCCGGCTCACCCCTACTGCGTTCGAGAAGCTCATCGGCGACATCTCGGCGCTGGTCGAGGACGCGCGCGTCGCGAGCCAGGACGATCCGGATGCCCGGCCGTTCGAGATCCACCTGGTCGCCGCCGACGACACGATCTGA
- a CDS encoding glycine betaine ABC transporter substrate-binding protein: MKKFRHITAGVALAAAASLALAGCAGGGDDNSSTGGGDDNGGDKGTITLGYLPSWTDGLSMAYLAQDQLEKLGYTVEMEEMTEAGPLFTGLAQGDFDVYPSAWPQVTHKAYMDQYGDDLEDLGAYYEGAVLTIAVPTYMDDINSIEDLKGQAARFDGKITGIEPGAGLTGVTQDSMMPEYGLDSEYELLTSSTSGMLAELDTAIAAEDDIVVTLWRPFWAYNKYDMKDLKDPKGAMGEPETLNFIAHAGVSDEFPEAAELFGKIKLNDEQYGALEGLVTSDEYKDKTADAVDKWIEENGDQFDWIVK; encoded by the coding sequence ATGAAGAAGTTCCGGCACATCACAGCAGGCGTGGCTCTCGCGGCCGCGGCATCCCTTGCGCTCGCCGGTTGCGCGGGCGGTGGCGATGACAACAGCAGCACCGGTGGCGGTGACGACAACGGCGGAGACAAGGGCACCATCACCCTCGGATACCTGCCCAGCTGGACCGATGGTCTCAGCATGGCCTACCTCGCGCAGGACCAGCTCGAGAAGCTCGGCTACACCGTCGAGATGGAGGAGATGACCGAGGCGGGGCCGCTGTTCACGGGCCTTGCCCAGGGCGACTTCGACGTCTACCCGTCGGCATGGCCGCAGGTGACGCACAAGGCGTACATGGACCAGTACGGCGACGACCTCGAAGACCTCGGCGCGTACTACGAAGGCGCCGTGCTCACGATCGCCGTTCCGACCTACATGGACGACATCAACTCGATCGAAGACCTCAAGGGTCAGGCCGCCCGTTTCGACGGCAAGATCACCGGCATCGAGCCCGGCGCGGGCCTGACCGGCGTCACGCAGGACTCGATGATGCCGGAGTACGGCCTCGACAGCGAGTACGAGCTGCTCACCTCGTCGACCTCGGGCATGCTCGCCGAGCTCGACACGGCCATCGCCGCGGAGGACGACATCGTCGTGACTCTGTGGCGTCCGTTCTGGGCGTACAACAAGTACGACATGAAGGACCTCAAGGACCCGAAGGGTGCCATGGGTGAGCCCGAAACGCTGAACTTCATCGCGCACGCGGGTGTCAGCGACGAGTTCCCCGAGGCTGCGGAGCTGTTCGGCAAGATCAAGCTGAACGACGAGCAGTACGGTGCGCTCGAGGGTCTCGTGACCAGCGACGAGTACAAGGACAAGACGGCCGACGCCGTCGACAAGTGGATCGAGGAGAACGGCGACCAGTTCGACTGGATCGTCAAGTAA